The following coding sequences are from one Ruminococcus flavefaciens AE3010 window:
- the hisB gene encoding imidazoleglycerol-phosphate dehydratase HisB, giving the protein MRKAEIERVTKETQIKISVSLDEKGKADIDTGIGFFDHMLTALSVHSGISMTVKVRGDLHVDCHHTIEDTGIALGQALGQALGTKAGIVRYGTAYIPMDESLAMASLDLSNRPFLVFNCDFTNQSCGEYDLCMTEEFFRAFAFNSGMTLHINLLYGSNDHHKAEAVYKAVAHALKTAVTENKDGSTLSTKGVL; this is encoded by the coding sequence ATGCGCAAGGCTGAAATAGAAAGAGTTACCAAGGAAACTCAGATCAAGATATCCGTATCTCTTGACGAAAAGGGTAAGGCTGACATCGACACGGGCATTGGGTTTTTCGACCACATGCTCACAGCTCTGTCTGTACACAGCGGTATCAGCATGACTGTCAAGGTCAGGGGAGACCTGCACGTTGACTGCCACCACACAATCGAGGACACAGGTATCGCTCTGGGACAGGCACTGGGACAGGCTCTCGGTACAAAGGCTGGCATAGTCCGCTACGGTACGGCTTATATCCCTATGGACGAGTCCCTTGCAATGGCAAGTCTCGACCTGAGCAACAGACCCTTCCTTGTGTTCAACTGCGACTTTACAAATCAGAGCTGCGGCGAGTACGACCTCTGCATGACGGAGGAGTTCTTCCGTGCATTTGCGTTCAATTCGGGCATGACCCTGCACATCAATCTGCTCTATGGCAGCAATGACCACCACAAGGCAGAGGCTGTCTACAAGGCAGTTGCACACGCACTGAAAACAGCCGTTACCGAGAACAAGGACGGCTCAACGCTCTCCACGAAAGGAGTTCTCTGA
- a CDS encoding tyrosine-protein phosphatase → MVYKSLLLSSANTRELGGFKTADGGMTKNCVFWRSDVPVNPTSDDVEKLISNRITAVIDMRTEAERLKTPNTLADMAEFEYHHFPIIEGSGVPESLEAVPLSYMSIAAAENMPKVMKVLAEADKGVLFHCTAGKDRTGVVSAIILMACGADRDDIVSDYVVSREYNKEKLKAFLAAHPDVDKNIVLANEKSMNVFIELFTERFGNVESYFEAIGLSAEYADMIRNKLI, encoded by the coding sequence ATGGTATATAAGAGCCTGCTTTTATCATCGGCTAATACAAGGGAGCTTGGCGGTTTCAAAACAGCTGACGGCGGAATGACGAAAAACTGCGTATTCTGGCGCAGCGATGTTCCTGTAAATCCCACTTCCGATGACGTTGAGAAGCTTATTTCAAATCGCATAACTGCTGTAATAGATATGCGCACGGAAGCGGAAAGGCTTAAAACTCCAAATACTCTGGCGGATATGGCTGAGTTTGAGTATCATCACTTTCCGATAATTGAGGGAAGCGGTGTTCCCGAAAGCCTTGAAGCTGTTCCGCTGTCATATATGAGCATAGCCGCGGCAGAAAATATGCCGAAGGTGATGAAAGTCCTTGCGGAAGCAGATAAAGGTGTTCTTTTCCACTGTACGGCAGGCAAGGACAGGACGGGCGTTGTAAGTGCAATAATACTAATGGCTTGCGGAGCTGACCGTGATGACATAGTCAGTGACTACGTTGTCAGCCGCGAGTACAACAAGGAGAAGTTGAAAGCTTTTCTGGCGGCACACCCCGATGTGGACAAAAATATCGTGCTTGCAAATGAGAAGAGCATGAATGTCTTCATTGAACTGTTCACAGAGCGCTTCGGCAATGTTGAAAGCTATTTTGAAGCTATCGGATTATCGGCTGAGTATGCCGATATGATACGAAATAAACTTATTTAA
- the hisH gene encoding imidazole glycerol phosphate synthase subunit HisH — protein sequence MIAIIDYGAGNIFSVKNALDYLGLESRLVSDKESVKAADAVILPGVGAFPAAMKKLEATGLVDTIKEEAARKPFLGICLGMQLIFDKGYEFEECDGLGLIGGSVRKMEEPELIIPHMGWNKLEKLNDCPLLENVGDNEYVYFVHSYKAHCEDKDIAAYVEYGGRVPALVYDGKYVYGAQFHPEKSGETGLKILRSFAGLIR from the coding sequence ATGATAGCGATAATCGACTACGGCGCAGGAAACATTTTCAGCGTCAAGAATGCACTGGACTACCTTGGACTTGAAAGCAGGCTTGTCAGCGACAAGGAGTCCGTAAAGGCTGCGGACGCAGTTATACTTCCCGGTGTGGGTGCCTTTCCCGCAGCCATGAAAAAGCTTGAAGCCACAGGACTTGTGGACACTATCAAGGAGGAAGCCGCAAGAAAGCCTTTCCTCGGCATTTGCCTCGGTATGCAGCTCATATTCGACAAGGGCTACGAGTTCGAGGAGTGCGACGGTCTGGGACTTATCGGCGGCAGCGTCCGCAAAATGGAAGAGCCCGAGCTTATAATACCTCACATGGGCTGGAACAAGCTTGAAAAGCTCAATGATTGTCCGCTTCTTGAAAATGTGGGCGACAACGAGTACGTCTACTTTGTACACAGCTACAAGGCTCACTGCGAGGATAAGGATATAGCCGCTTACGTTGAGTACGGCGGACGTGTTCCAGCACTTGTTTACGACGGCAAATACGTTTACGGAGCACAGTTCCACCCTGAAAAATCGGGCGAAACAGGACTTAAAATTCTCCGCAGCTTCGCAGGACTTATCAGGTGA
- the hisF gene encoding imidazole glycerol phosphate synthase subunit HisF, with protein MLAKRIIPCLDVRNGKVVKGVNFEGVRDVGDPVECAEEYNKQGADEIVFYDITASFEGRGVFLDVVRDTAKKVFVPLTVGGGIKTVDDIREALRAGADKVSVNSQAVQNPQLIKDGADIFGSQCICVGIDAKKIADNKWTVYINGGRKDMGIDLIDWVHTIEKLGAGEICLNSIDADGTKEGFDIPMLKAVCDNCSIPVIASGGAGKINDFYEVFEKTGATAALAASLFHFKELTVGEVKDYCRGKGVIVR; from the coding sequence ATGCTTGCAAAGAGAATAATACCTTGTCTTGACGTGCGTAACGGTAAGGTAGTAAAGGGTGTAAATTTTGAGGGAGTCCGTGATGTGGGCGACCCTGTGGAGTGTGCCGAGGAGTACAACAAGCAGGGAGCTGATGAGATAGTTTTCTACGATATCACGGCTTCATTTGAGGGAAGAGGAGTTTTCCTCGACGTTGTAAGAGATACGGCAAAAAAGGTATTCGTACCACTTACAGTAGGCGGCGGCATAAAGACCGTTGACGATATACGTGAGGCTCTCAGAGCAGGTGCGGACAAGGTTTCCGTAAACTCTCAGGCTGTTCAGAATCCTCAGCTCATCAAGGACGGCGCTGACATTTTCGGCAGCCAGTGTATCTGCGTAGGTATCGACGCCAAGAAGATAGCCGACAACAAGTGGACTGTCTATATAAACGGCGGACGCAAGGATATGGGCATAGACCTTATCGACTGGGTACACACCATAGAAAAGCTTGGAGCAGGCGAGATATGCCTTAACTCCATAGACGCCGACGGCACCAAGGAGGGCTTTGACATACCCATGCTGAAGGCTGTATGCGACAACTGCTCAATACCTGTTATCGCCAGCGGCGGAGCAGGAAAGATAAACGATTTCTATGAGGTGTTTGAAAAGACAGGAGCTACCGCAGCACTTGCGGCTTCGCTTTTCCACTTCAAGGAGCTCACCGTGGGCGAGGTCAAGGACTACTGCCGCGGCAAGGGCGTTATCGTGAGGTAA
- the hisA gene encoding 1-(5-phosphoribosyl)-5-[(5-phosphoribosylamino)methylideneamino]imidazole-4-carboxamide isomerase has product MIIFPAIDIKDGNCVRLFKGDFSTVEKVASDYLETAKSFEAAGAQWIHMVDLDGAKEGRPVNTKIYTDVAEKTNLKVELGGGIRSIQTIQEYLDMGITRVILGSVALKNPKLVREAVEKFGSEKIVVGIDAMNEMVATEGWLESSDVHYIDLADKMIEAGVKYFIFTDISKDGTLSGVNRVQLKKLADATEGRANIVASGGVHTMEDIIACKEMGLYGTICGKSIYKGTLDLREAVEYAEK; this is encoded by the coding sequence ATGATAATTTTCCCCGCAATAGATATTAAAGACGGCAACTGCGTCCGACTGTTCAAGGGCGACTTTTCCACTGTTGAAAAGGTGGCAAGTGATTACCTCGAGACTGCAAAGAGCTTTGAAGCAGCAGGCGCTCAGTGGATACACATGGTAGACCTTGACGGTGCCAAGGAGGGCAGACCTGTCAACACAAAGATATACACGGACGTTGCCGAAAAGACTAACTTAAAGGTAGAGCTGGGCGGCGGTATCCGCAGCATACAGACCATTCAGGAGTACCTTGACATGGGTATCACAAGAGTTATCCTCGGCTCCGTAGCGCTGAAAAATCCCAAGCTTGTCCGCGAAGCCGTTGAGAAGTTCGGCAGCGAAAAGATAGTAGTTGGGATAGACGCAATGAATGAAATGGTGGCTACAGAGGGCTGGCTGGAAAGCTCCGACGTACACTACATCGACCTTGCAGACAAAATGATAGAAGCGGGAGTGAAGTACTTCATCTTCACGGACATTTCCAAGGACGGCACTCTCTCGGGCGTAAACCGCGTTCAGCTGAAAAAGCTGGCTGACGCCACCGAGGGCAGAGCTAATATTGTTGCAAGCGGCGGAGTTCACACCATGGAGGACATCATCGCCTGCAAGGAAATGGGACTTTACGGCACAATATGCGGAAAATCAATATATAAGGGCACTCTGGATCTCAGAGAAGCCGTTGAATATGCGGAGAAATAA